The Rhineura floridana isolate rRhiFlo1 chromosome 17, rRhiFlo1.hap2, whole genome shotgun sequence genomic interval ggcctccaactcccagcagccccgcagctagcatggccaatggtcaaagctgatgggagttataatccaacagcCCCTGGTTCCCCATCGCTATGGACAACATGAAGCCTCTGTTTGGAAGTCCCCTAAAAGTGAGTCAAGCAACTCCATCTTAATGTGCTGCATCCTTAGCAATGGTGGATGTGCTCtgagcagtggtggctagtggctccttgaaaatctggactaaaacccagagtggattccactgcccctccGGCATGGAGCCGCCCTCGCCTCTGAGGCTCTTTGAGTCCCTGGGCACTATTTACCTGGCCTCCTCCGATGTGCCTGGCTGTCCTCTCTTCCACATGGCCCTCTCCAGGAGCTCTGGGTTCACCGCAGGGCTTTGCCTGAGAGCCCCCTCCTGGCATCCCGACAGGCACAGGGCTGCCCAGGTCCTCCCTTGGTGCTGGGGGGCATCCAAGAGGGTCCTGCTGGCATGGCTCTTCCAAGAGGCCGGGGGCCAGAGCGTTCTCTTATCGGtccctgcagcagcagcatctttCCAGGCTCCCACCTGGGAGGCCAGGTGAGGCGGCAGCTTCAGAGTGGTCCAGGGTCCCTCCTCCGCCTGCTGGAGCATCAGCCACTGGGGGGCTCTGTTGGCAGGTGGGGCAGGCTCTCCCACGCTCTCCTGGCTCTCCCGGGACCCCTCAGCCGCCTGCCGGCGCCACAGGTAAGGTGAGCGCCTGACACCCATCAAAAGCCCCGAAGCTCGCCCCACAGTGTGGTACCTGGGGCTGGCCACGTGCTTGTACCAGGCACCTGCTGGGGTTGCCAGCAAGATCAAGCCCAGCAGGCCCAGGGCTTTCCACAGGGGCCCTCGGGACACCTGCTGTAAAAGCATGGGGGCAGGTGGACCTCGCCCCTGTTCAGGTGGGCTCAGGACCCCCCCAAGCCTGGAGGAGGGATGGAGGCGCCTTCTGTGGTTCAGAGAGATGATGCTGGTCCTTTGTCAGTCAAAGTTGGAAagagtctctctctgtgtctctctgcgTCTCTCTGTGCTGCTGCCACAACTTGTATATAAGCACaggcgggggggagggggaggagcagcccccctctcccccccctggCTCCACCTTTTCCCCAGCTGAAATCCATGCTCAGGCTCCTAGAGGCTGCCtccccatcccacccaccccttgaGGAGGTCCTCCTCTCTCCCGCATTTTCAGAGGCAGACATTCCACCAACACAGCCTCTCCCCCTCCACCCCCTGCATCTGTGCCTGGatctgttggatttctgcctgtcatCATCAGCCTACTCAGGCCACAGTCTCCTAAACGTAATGACCTGGAATTCCCAGGGCAATGGGCATCTGTGGCATCTCCTGCTCAGAAAATGCCCTTTGCAAGATTGggggtttacacacacacaccccacatccAATATTTGCTGGAAGCTGTGCTTAGATGGCCTGGTGGGACCTCAGAAGCTGTCAAGCGTTG includes:
- the NPW gene encoding neuropeptide W, which encodes MLLQQVSRGPLWKALGLLGLILLATPAGAWYKHVASPRYHTVGRASGLLMGVRRSPYLWRRQAAEGSRESQESVGEPAPPANRAPQWLMLQQAEEGPWTTLKLPPHLASQVGAWKDAAAAGTDKRTLWPPASWKSHASRTLLDAPQHQGRTWAALCLSGCQEGALRQSPAVNPELLERAMWKRGQPGTSEEASNPEI